The Ascaphus truei isolate aAscTru1 chromosome 3, aAscTru1.hap1, whole genome shotgun sequence genome includes a region encoding these proteins:
- the LOC142489639 gene encoding protein-lysine methyltransferase METTL21E-like yields the protein MTEKQENNNADDLIASSILERRFVPAFLTNVAWEGFNFAGHAIKIVEGIDLYGATVWPSALVLCYFLEKHGRQMYLEDKYIIEIGSGTGLVSIVACLLGAHITATDMQDLLGNLHHNIYQNTKLKCKHVPQVKELTWGIDLETKFPKSSLHFDYILAADVVYNHPYLEELLATFDHLCQGDTTIIWAMRFRQENTMQENTFLDKFQKLFDMNVVYNLPSLNIKLYEAVRRGNKVA from the exons ATGACAGAAAAACAAG AAAATAATAACGCAGATGATTTGATAGCTTCATCCATCTTGGAAAGGCGCTTCGTACCTGCTTTTCTAACCAATGTGGCCTGGGAAGGCTTCAACTTTGCTGGACATGCAATAAAAATTGTCGAAGGCATAGATCTCTATGGTGCTACAGTTTGGCCATCG GCACTTGTATTGTGTTACTTTTTGGAAAAACATGGAAGACAGATGTATCTAGAGGACAAATATATAATCGAGATAGGATCTGGAACTGGACTtgtttcaatagtagcttgtctcCTTG GAGCACATATTACAGCCACAGACATGCAGGATTTGCTTGGAAACCTGCATCACAATATTTATCAGAATACCAAGCTGAAATGCAAGCATGTTCCACAAGTTAAGGAGCTGACCTGGGGTATTGATTTGGAGACAAAGTTTCCTAAGTCTTCCTTACACTTTGATTACATCCTTGCAGCGGATGTTGTATACAATCACCCTTACCTGGAGGAACTTTTAGCAACGTTTGATCACTTGTGCCAGGGAGATACCACTATCATCTGGGCCATGAGATTTAGGCAGGAAAATACAATGCAAGAAAATACATTTCTGGACAAATTTCAGAAACTGTTTGACATGAATGTGGTTTATAACTTGCCTAGTCTGAACATAAAACTGTACGAAGCTGTGAGAAGAGGAAATAAAGTTGCATAA